A genomic window from Cyprinus carpio isolate SPL01 chromosome A2, ASM1834038v1, whole genome shotgun sequence includes:
- the LOC109101615 gene encoding sodium/bile acid cotransporter 7-like isoform X3 yields the protein MGLIARVRKEWFIIGIVLVITCAKLAPSVGVKGGPLRPEITITYVAVSVIFFNSGLSLKTEV from the exons ATGGGTCTGATCGCTCGCGTGCGTAAAGAATGGTTTATCATCGGTATAGTGCTCGTCATCACATGCGCCAAGCTCGCGCCGTCCGTGGGAGTGAAAGGAG GTCCTCTTCGGCCAGAGATCACAATCACCTATGTTGCAGTATCTGTTATTTTCTTTAACAGTGGCTTGTCTTTGAAAACAGAGGTATGA
- the LOC109101615 gene encoding sodium/bile acid cotransporter 7-like isoform X2 — MIDCLCIDIKCPLRPEITITYVAVSVIFFNSGLSLKTEELASALMHVKLHFFVQTFTLVFFPIAIWLLLKFWPLTAINEWLLRG; from the exons ATGATTGATTGTTTGTGCATTGACATAAAAT GTCCTCTTCGGCCAGAGATCACAATCACCTATGTTGCAGTATCTGTTATTTTCTTTAACAGTGGCTTGTCTTTGAAAACAGAG GAGCTAGCAAGTGCATTGATGCACGTAAAGTTGCATTTCTTCGTCCAGACATTCACGCTAGTATTTTTCCCCATCGCTATTTGGCTCCTTCTCAAGTTCTGGCCCCTGACAGCGATCAACGAATGGCTTCTCAGAGGGTGA
- the LOC109101615 gene encoding sodium/bile acid cotransporter 7-like isoform X1 — protein MGLIARVRKEWFIIGIVLVITCAKLAPSVGVKGGPLRPEITITYVAVSVIFFNSGLSLKTEELASALMHVKLHFFVQTFTLVFFPIAIWLLLKFWPLTAINEWLLRG, from the exons ATGGGTCTGATCGCTCGCGTGCGTAAAGAATGGTTTATCATCGGTATAGTGCTCGTCATCACATGCGCCAAGCTCGCGCCGTCCGTGGGAGTGAAAGGAG GTCCTCTTCGGCCAGAGATCACAATCACCTATGTTGCAGTATCTGTTATTTTCTTTAACAGTGGCTTGTCTTTGAAAACAGAG GAGCTAGCAAGTGCATTGATGCACGTAAAGTTGCATTTCTTCGTCCAGACATTCACGCTAGTATTTTTCCCCATCGCTATTTGGCTCCTTCTCAAGTTCTGGCCCCTGACAGCGATCAACGAATGGCTTCTCAGAGGGTGA
- the LOC122134849 gene encoding reelin domain-containing protein 1-like, with protein sequence MKPGHISSFPQHTHTHPTVTVHTSRSVYLPQHTLTVTVQSSRAFMGFLLQARSVLEDRVISGEFTLHPPSTHTLSCLSPDDTVTHSDKMLKRNLSFSWRAPTHPSGDLRFYITLVQSYFVYWSRIRSAVVHDGTRSSQITNSVTGQPMASTIASLLEKTGKHTSLSAHTNTSTHANAHTNTHSTHNTHIFTSTHNNNYAPHNIHTNNHATHNTQIIASTHTNTHTNTHSTHNTHTTPSTHVNTPTNTHSSHNTHIIASTNTNTHTTHNTHTTPSTHVNTPTNTHSSHNTHTITSKHTNTSVPHNTHTNTQSLNAPHNTHSTHNTHTDTHSTHTNTHSIHNTQTTPSFNTQTITQSSNATQTPLSSSKQAFLNTSSSQSISTHNTDTPTPNNTHKTSANTHTIPNPLLQTLASLQMTTQQTHTYTPPVHTHNTQFFTASLHPEPSPAPRQALSDFFSSREPTEGAVSLTQRKKHPFGDVLNRPKQAKDPSGVPERGIERPERMPRQSAFELGLLLGLSAALGMAIAVGLRYLQRKHCRKRTAVSLNNCNHDDRGIIHVQECGDLVQVRKIRQNSFLVLQAEYNLITPTGN encoded by the exons ATGAAACCCGGCCACATCAGCTCCttcccacaacacacacacacacaccccaccgtCACCGTACACACCAGCCGATCAGTGTACCtgccacaacacacactcacag TAACGGTTCAGAGTTCCCGGGCGTTTATGGGGTTTCTGCTGCAGGCTCGCTCTGTTCTGGAGGACCGTGTGATCAGCGGTGAGTTCACGCTCCACCctcccagcacacacacactgtcctgcCTCAGCCCGGACGACACCGTCACACACTCGGACAAGATGCTCAAGAGGAACCTGTCCTTCAGCTGGAGAGCCCCGACACACCCCAGCGGAGACCTGCGCTTTTA CATCACGCTGGTTCAGTCCTATTTTGTGTACTGGTCTCGAATAAGATCGGCAGTGGTGCATGATGGGACACGTAGTTCTCAGATCACTAACAGCGTTACAGGACAACCGATGGCGAGCACGATAG CCTCATTACTGGAAAAAACAGGCAAACACACATCCCTGTCTGCACACACTAACACATCTACACATGCTAAcgcacacaccaacacacactcaacacacaacacacacatattcacatcTACACACAATAACAATTATGCACCACATAACATACACACTAACAATCATGCAACACATAACACACAGATAATCGCAtctacacacactaacacacacaccaacacacactcaacacacaacacacacacaaccccatcTACACATGTTAACACACCCaccaacacacactcatcacacaacacacacataatcGCATCTacaaacactaacacacacacaacacacaacacacacacaaccccatcTACACATGTTAACACACCCaccaacacacactcatcacacaacacacacacaatcacatctaaacacactaacacatctgtaccacataacacacacaccaacacacaatcGTTAAATGCACCACataacacacactcaacacacaacacacacaccgacacacactcaacacacacaaacacacactcaattcATAACACACAAACAACTCCATCTTTTaacacacaaacaatcacacaatCATCAAATGCCACTCAAACACCTCTGTCCTCATCTAAACAAGCTTTCCTAAACACATCTTCATCTCAGAGCATCTCAACACATAACACAGACACACCAACaccaaataacacacacaaaacctctgCTAACACACACACCATCCCAAATCCACTGTTACAGACTCTTGCATCTCTTCAGATGACAAcgcaacaaacacacacctacacacctCCAGTACACACTCATAACACACAGTTCTTCACTGCATCTCTCCATCCCGAACCCTCACCGGCTCCGCGACAAGCCCTTTCCGACTTCTTCTCATCCAGGGAGCCCACAGAGGGCGCCGTCTCCCTGACCCAGCGCAAAAAACACCCATTTGGAGATGTTCTCAATCGCCCAAAACAGGCCAAAGACCCATCTGGAGTCCCGGAGAGAGGCATCGAGAGGCCGGAGCGCATGCCCAGGCAGAGTGCATTCGAGCTGGGTTTGCTGCTGGGCCTCTCAGCCGCACTCGGCATGGCCATCGCCGTGGGGCTCCGGTACCTGCAGAGGAAACACTGTCGCAAACGTACAGCTGTGTCACTAAACAACTGTAACCATGACGACAGAGGCATCATCCACGTGCAGGAGTGCGGAGACCTGGTGCAGGTGCGGAAAATACGACAAAACAGTTTCCTGGTGCTGCAGGCTGAGTACAACCTAATCACACCGACCGGGAACTGA